A region from the Gallus gallus isolate bGalGal1 chromosome 25, bGalGal1.mat.broiler.GRCg7b, whole genome shotgun sequence genome encodes:
- the POGZ gene encoding pogo transposable element with ZNF domain isoform X3 yields the protein MCAAFWDREGLILLDFLGPGQTASSDRVVALTELKAPTSRMADTDLFMECEEEELEPWQKISDVIEDSVVEDYNSVDKTTTAGNPLVQQGGQPLILTQNPTSGLGTMVTQPVLRPVQIMQNANHVTNSPVTSQPIFITTQGFPVRNVRPVQNTMNQVGIVLNVQQGQTVRPITLVPAPGTQFVKPAVGVPQVFSQVAQVRPGTTMPVRPTTNTFTTVIPATLTIRSTVPQSQSQQQMSIASFVTVKRPGVTGENSNEVAKLVNTLNTVPSLGQSPGPMVVSNSSPVHGSQRSSTSESSSSSLKVSSSPIPTFDLQDGGRKVCPRCDAQFRVTEALRGHMCYCCPEMVEFLKKRKSLDSEPNIQSAKPPSPEKTTAVASPPSSTPIPALSPPAKAPEPNEGMVDSSQSKLIMLVDDFYYGRDGGKVSQLLNFPKVPTSFRCPHCTKRLKNNIRFMNHMKHHVELDQQNGEVDVHTICQHCYRQFSTPFQLQCHLENVHSPYESTTKCKICEWAFESEPMFLQHMKDTHKPGEMPYVCQVCQYRSSLYSEVDSHFRMIHEDTRHLLCPYCLKVFKNGNAFQQHFMRHQKKSVYHCNKCRLQFLFAKDKIEHKLQHHKTFRKPKQLEGLKPGTKVTIRASRGQPRTVPISSNDMGQSAGQDTAPLSSSDPQPIFLYPPVQRSVQKRAVKKMSVLGRQTCLECSFEIPDFPNHFPTYVHCSLCRYSTCCSRAYANHMINNHVPRKSPKYLALFKNYTACGVKLCCSSCLFASSEGDMMAKHLVFNPSHEFSNIIFRGPTWISHSRHIQPQDRSMKNTCPAYSPSKAATVKTKSVLPVKDDLEPEAALAAHTRPLLCQEEECLNIDAQEDEQPMKETEPASKKEQLSVKKLRVVLFALCCSTEQAAEHFRNPQRRIKRWLRRFQAFQEENLASLSEGKYLSLEAEEKLAEWVLTQREQQLPVNEETLFQKATKLGRSLEGGFKISYEWAVRFMLRHNLSMHTRRAVAHPLPKEVEDNAGCFIEFVQRQIHTQDLPLSMIAAIDEISLFLDVEVLSSDDKKENALQTVGTGEPWCDVVLTILADGSVLPTLVFYRGHVQQPANVPESIILEAKENGYSDDEVMELWASRVWQKHTECQNSKGMLVLDCHRTHLSEEVLSLLSASSTLPAVVPAGCSSKIQPLDVCIKRTVKNFLHKKWKEQAKEMADSTCDSDILLQLVLCWLAEVLEVISDSPELVQQSFLVASVLPGPDGTANSATRNADMQEELITALEEQLKLGEEQQPQEVAEGEDQPQNEECADPEILQQLFEGESETESFYGFEDADLDLMEI from the exons ATGTGTGCTGCATTTTGGGACAGGGAAGGGCTGATTCTTCTGGATTTTCTGGGACCCGGACAGACCGCCAGCTCTGACCGTGTTGTGGCACTGACTGAGCTGAAGGCTCCAACTTCCAG gatGGCGGACACGGACCTTTTTATGGAAtgtgaggaggaggagctggagccATGGCAGAAGATCAGTGATGTGATTGAAGATTCTGTGGTTGAGGATTATAACTCGGTCGATAAAACTACTACGG ccGGCAACCCTCTTGTTCAGCAAGGCGGACAGCCCCTGATCCTCACCCAGAACCCAACCTCGGGTCTGGGCACCATGGTGACCCAGCCAGTGTTAAGACCTGTGCAGATCATGCAGAATGCCAACCATGTCACAAACTCCCCGGTGACCAGCCAGCCCATCTTCATCACTACCCAG GGATTTCCCGTGCGGAACGTGCGGCCTGTGCAAAACACGATGAATCAAGTGGGAATTGTCCTGAATGTACAGCAGGGTCAGACAGTCAGACCCATCACCCTTGTCCCAG CCCCAGGTACACAGTTTGTCAAGCCAGCAGTTGGCGTTCCTCAGGTGTTCTCCCAGGTGGCCCAGGTGAGACCAGGTACGACCATGCCGGTCCGACCCACCACCAACACTTTCACTACGGTCATTCCGGCCACGCTCACCATCAGGAGCACAGTGCCGCAGTCCCAGTCACAACAGCAAA TGAGCATCGCGAGCTTTGTGACGGTAAAGAGACCCGGAGTGACTGGTGAGAACAGCAATGAGGTTGCCAAGCTGGTGAACACCCTGAATACTGTTCCCTCGTTGGGGCAGAGCCCCGGACCAATGGTGGTGTCCAACAGCAGCCCTGTGCACGGCTCCCAGAGATCCAGCACGTCGGAGTCATCATCATCGTCGTTGAAAG TCAGTTCATCTCCAATTCCCACCTTTGATTTGCAAGATGGTGGCAGGAAGGTCTGCCCACGGTGTGATGCTCAGTTCCGAGTCACCGAAGCTTTAAGAGGACATATGTGT taCTGCTGCCCTGAAATGGTTGAATtcctcaagaaaagaaaatctctcgATTCTGAACCAAATATCCAATCTGCAAAGCCTCCATCTCCAGAAAAAACCACAGCTGTTGCTTCCCCGCCCTCTTCTACTCCTATCCCTGCACTGTCCCCACCTGCTAAAGCTCCAGAGCCAAATGAAGGCATGGTTGACTCGTCCCAAAGTAAGCTCATCATGTTGGTGGATGACTTCTACTACGGCAGAGATGGTGGCAAAGTGAGCCAGCTGCTGAACTTCCCCAAGGTTCCGACTTCCTTCCGCTGTCCGCACTGCACCAAGAGGCTAAAGAACAACATACG ATTTATGAACCACATGAAGCACCACGTGGAACTGGACCAGCAGAACGGAGAGGTGGACGTGCACACCATCTGCCAGCACTGCTACAGGCAGTTCTCCACTCCGTTTCAGCTCCAGTGCCACTTAGAGAACGTCCACAGTCCCTATGAGTCAACAA caaAGTGCAAGATTTGTGAATGGGCATTTGAGAGTGAACCAATGTTCCTGCAGCACATGAAGGACACGCACAAGCCGGGGGAGATGCCCTACGTTTGCCAG GTGTGTCAGTACCGCTCGTCGCTGTACTCGGAGGTGGACAGCCACTTCCGAATGATCCACGAGGACACGCGGCACCTGCTCTGCCCCTACTGCCTGAAGGTCTTCAAGAACGGCAATGCCTTCCAGCAGCACTTCATGAGGCACCAG AAGAAGAGTGTTTATCATTGCAACAAGTGCAGACTCCAATTCCTGTTCGCCAAGGATAAAATTGAACACAAGCTGCAGCATCACAAAACGTTCCGAAAGCCCAAACAATTGGAAGGATTGAAGCCTGGAACCAAG GTGACAATCAGAGCATCCCGAGGACAGCCCCGGACAGTGCCCATCTCTTCAAACGACATGGGGCAGAGTGCTGGGCAGGACACTGCGCCGCTCTCCTCTTCTGACCCTCAGCCCATCTTCCTGTACCCACCCGTCCAGAGGAGCGTCCAGAAGAGAGCCGTCAAAAAAAT GAGCGTCCTGGGCAGGCAGACCTGCCTGGAGTGCAGCTTTGAGATCCCCGACTTCCCGAACCACTTCCCCACCTACGTCCACTGCTCGCTGTGCCGCTACAGCACGTGCTGCTCCCGAGCCTACGCCAACCACATGATCAA CAACCACGTTCCCCGGAAGAGTCCCAAATACTTGGCTTTGTTCAAGAACTACACTGCTTG TGgtgtgaagctgtgctgctcctcctgcctcttTGCGTCATCGGAGGGTGATATGATGGCCAAGCATTTGGTCTTCAACCCATCACACGAGTTCAGCAACATTATTTTCCGAG GGCCTACTTGGATATCACATTCCAG GCACATCCAGCCCCAGGACAGAAGCATGAAGAACACGTGCCCTGCCTATTCCCCCAGTAAAGCTGCTACTGTGAAAACTAAGTCTGTGTTACCCGTGAAGGACGACCTGGAGCCTGAAGCGGCACTGGCAGCCCACACCCGGCCCCTGCTTTGCCAGGAGGAAGAGTGCTTAAATATCGATGCTCAGGAAGACGAGCAGCCAATGAAGGAGACCGAACCTGCAAGCAAAAAGGAGCAGCTGTCGGTGAAAAAGCTGCGGGTGGTTCTGTTTGCGTTGTgttgcagcactgagcaggcgGCTGAGCACTTCCGGAACCCGCAGCGACGCATCAAGCGTTGGCTCCGGCGGTTCCAGGCTTTCCAAGAGGAGAACTTGGCGTCACTGTCAGAGGGCAAATACCTGAGCTTGGAGGCCGAGGAGAAGCTGGCGGAGTGGGTGCTCACCCAgcgggagcagcagctgcccgtCAACGAGGAGACGCTCTTCCAGAAGGCCACCAAGCTCGGCCGCTCCCTGGAGGGCGGCTTCAAGATCTCCTACGAATGGGCTGTTCGGTTCATGCTGCGGCACAACCTCAGCATGCACACGCGCAGGGCGGTGGCCCACCCACTCCCCAAAGAGGTGGAGGACAACGCCGGCTGCTTCATCGAGTTTGTGCAGCGGCAGATCCACACGCAGGACCTGCCCCTCTCCATGATCGCAGCCATCGATGAGATCTCCCTCTTCCTTGACGTGGAGGTGCTGAGCAGTGACGACAAGAAGGAGAACGCTCTGCAGACGGTGGGGACCGGCGAGCCCTGGTGCGACGTGGTCCTCACCATCCTTGCCGACGGGAGCGTTCTCCCCACTTTGGTCTTCTACAGAGGTCATGTCCAGCAGCCCGCCAACGTGCCTGAGTCCATCATACTGGAAGCGAAGGAGAACGGCTACAGCGATGATGAAGTCATGGAGCTGTGGGCTTCGCGAGTGTGGCAGAAGCACACCGAGTGCCAGAACAGCAAGGGCATGCTGGTGCTGGATTGCCACCGAACACACCTCTCGGAGGAGGTACTGTCCCTGCTGAGCGCTTCCAGCACTCTCCCGGCTGTCGTACCCGCTGGCTGCAGCTCCAAAATCCAACCCCTGGATGTTTGTATAAAAAGGACTGTGAAAAATTTCTTGCATAAAAAGTGGAAAGAGCAAGCCAAGGAGATGGCGGACTCCACGTGCGATTCGGACATCCTTCTCCAGCTGGTTTTGTGTTGGCTGGCAGAGGTGCTGGAGGTCATCAGTGACTCTCCCGAACTCGTGCAGCAGTCCTTCCTGGTGGCCAGTGTGCTGCCGGGGCCGGACGGCACGGCCAACTCAGCCACACGCAACGCCGACATGCAGGAGGAGCTGATCACAGcgctggaggagcagctgaagttgggtgaggagcagcagccacaggagGTGGCGGAGGGTGAGGATCAGCCCCAGAACGAGGAGTGCGCCGACCCCGAGATCCTCCAGCAGCTCTTCGAGGGGGAGAGCGAGACTGAATCGTTTTACGGCTTCGAAGACGCCGATTTGGATCTGATGGAAATCTGA
- the POGZ gene encoding pogo transposable element with ZNF domain isoform X4 yields MADTDLFMECEEEELEPWQKISDVIEDSVVEDYNSVDKTTTAGNPLVQQGGQPLILTQNPTSGLGTMVTQPVLRPVQIMQNANHVTNSPVTSQPIFITTQGFPVRNVRPVQNTMNQVGIVLNVQQGQTVRPITLVPAPGTQFVKPAVGVPQVFSQVAQVRPGTTMPVRPTTNTFTTVIPATLTIRSTVPQSQSQQQSKSTPSTSTTPTATQPTPLGQLTVQQPGQSSQATNPKLVSIASFVTVKRPGVTGENSNEVAKLVNTLNTVPSLGQSPGPMVVSNSSPVHGSQRSSTSESSSSSLKVSSSPIPTFDLQDGGRKVCPRCDAQFRVTEALRGHMCYCCPEMVEFLKKRKSLDSEPNIQSAKPPSPEKTTAVASPPSSTPIPALSPPAKAPEPNEGMVDSSQSKLIMLVDDFYYGRDGGKVSQLLNFPKVPTSFRCPHCTKRLKNNIRFMNHMKHHVELDQQNGEVDVHTICQHCYRQFSTPFQLQCHLENVHSPYESTTKCKICEWAFESEPMFLQHMKDTHKPGEMPYVCQVCQYRSSLYSEVDSHFRMIHEDTRHLLCPYCLKVFKNGNAFQQHFMRHQKKSVYHCNKCRLQFLFAKDKIEHKLQHHKTFRKPKQLEGLKPGTKVTIRASRGQPRTVPISSNDMGQSAGQDTAPLSSSDPQPIFLYPPVQRSVQKRAVKKMSVLGRQTCLECSFEIPDFPNHFPTYVHCSLCRYSTCCSRAYANHMINNHVPRKSPKYLALFKNYTACGVKLCCSSCLFASSEGDMMAKHLVFNPSHEFSNIIFRGPTWISHSRHIQPQDRSMKNTCPAYSPSKAATVKTKSVLPVKDDLEPEAALAAHTRPLLCQEEECLNIDAQEDEQPMKETEPASKKEQLSVKKLRVVLFALCCSTEQAAEHFRNPQRRIKRWLRRFQAFQEENLASLSEGKYLSLEAEEKLAEWVLTQREQQLPVNEETLFQKATKLGRSLEGGFKISYEWAVRFMLRHNLSMHTRRAVAHPLPKEVEDNAGCFIEFVQRQIHTQDLPLSMIAAIDEISLFLDVEVLSSDDKKENALQTVGTGEPWCDVVLTILADGSVLPTLVFYRGHVQQPANVPESIILEAKENGYSDDEVMELWASRVWQKHTECQNSKGMLVLDCHRTHLSEEVLSLLSASSTLPAVVPAGCSSKIQPLDVCIKRTVKNFLHKKWKEQAKEMADSTCDSDILLQLVLCWLAEVLEVISDSPELVQQSFLVASVLPGPDGTANSATRNADMQEELITALEEQLKLGEEQQPQEVAEGEDQPQNEECADPEILQQLFEGESETESFYGFEDADLDLMEI; encoded by the exons atGGCGGACACGGACCTTTTTATGGAAtgtgaggaggaggagctggagccATGGCAGAAGATCAGTGATGTGATTGAAGATTCTGTGGTTGAGGATTATAACTCGGTCGATAAAACTACTACGG ccGGCAACCCTCTTGTTCAGCAAGGCGGACAGCCCCTGATCCTCACCCAGAACCCAACCTCGGGTCTGGGCACCATGGTGACCCAGCCAGTGTTAAGACCTGTGCAGATCATGCAGAATGCCAACCATGTCACAAACTCCCCGGTGACCAGCCAGCCCATCTTCATCACTACCCAG GGATTTCCCGTGCGGAACGTGCGGCCTGTGCAAAACACGATGAATCAAGTGGGAATTGTCCTGAATGTACAGCAGGGTCAGACAGTCAGACCCATCACCCTTGTCCCAG CCCCAGGTACACAGTTTGTCAAGCCAGCAGTTGGCGTTCCTCAGGTGTTCTCCCAGGTGGCCCAGGTGAGACCAGGTACGACCATGCCGGTCCGACCCACCACCAACACTTTCACTACGGTCATTCCGGCCACGCTCACCATCAGGAGCACAGTGCCGCAGTCCCAGTCACAACAGCAAAGTAAGTCCACTCCCAGCACCTCCACAACTCCTACTGCAACGCAGCCAACACCACTGGGACAGTTAACTGTGCAGCAGCCAGGGCAGTCCAGTCAAGCTACTAACCCCAAATTAG TGAGCATCGCGAGCTTTGTGACGGTAAAGAGACCCGGAGTGACTGGTGAGAACAGCAATGAGGTTGCCAAGCTGGTGAACACCCTGAATACTGTTCCCTCGTTGGGGCAGAGCCCCGGACCAATGGTGGTGTCCAACAGCAGCCCTGTGCACGGCTCCCAGAGATCCAGCACGTCGGAGTCATCATCATCGTCGTTGAAAG TCAGTTCATCTCCAATTCCCACCTTTGATTTGCAAGATGGTGGCAGGAAGGTCTGCCCACGGTGTGATGCTCAGTTCCGAGTCACCGAAGCTTTAAGAGGACATATGTGT taCTGCTGCCCTGAAATGGTTGAATtcctcaagaaaagaaaatctctcgATTCTGAACCAAATATCCAATCTGCAAAGCCTCCATCTCCAGAAAAAACCACAGCTGTTGCTTCCCCGCCCTCTTCTACTCCTATCCCTGCACTGTCCCCACCTGCTAAAGCTCCAGAGCCAAATGAAGGCATGGTTGACTCGTCCCAAAGTAAGCTCATCATGTTGGTGGATGACTTCTACTACGGCAGAGATGGTGGCAAAGTGAGCCAGCTGCTGAACTTCCCCAAGGTTCCGACTTCCTTCCGCTGTCCGCACTGCACCAAGAGGCTAAAGAACAACATACG ATTTATGAACCACATGAAGCACCACGTGGAACTGGACCAGCAGAACGGAGAGGTGGACGTGCACACCATCTGCCAGCACTGCTACAGGCAGTTCTCCACTCCGTTTCAGCTCCAGTGCCACTTAGAGAACGTCCACAGTCCCTATGAGTCAACAA caaAGTGCAAGATTTGTGAATGGGCATTTGAGAGTGAACCAATGTTCCTGCAGCACATGAAGGACACGCACAAGCCGGGGGAGATGCCCTACGTTTGCCAG GTGTGTCAGTACCGCTCGTCGCTGTACTCGGAGGTGGACAGCCACTTCCGAATGATCCACGAGGACACGCGGCACCTGCTCTGCCCCTACTGCCTGAAGGTCTTCAAGAACGGCAATGCCTTCCAGCAGCACTTCATGAGGCACCAG AAGAAGAGTGTTTATCATTGCAACAAGTGCAGACTCCAATTCCTGTTCGCCAAGGATAAAATTGAACACAAGCTGCAGCATCACAAAACGTTCCGAAAGCCCAAACAATTGGAAGGATTGAAGCCTGGAACCAAG GTGACAATCAGAGCATCCCGAGGACAGCCCCGGACAGTGCCCATCTCTTCAAACGACATGGGGCAGAGTGCTGGGCAGGACACTGCGCCGCTCTCCTCTTCTGACCCTCAGCCCATCTTCCTGTACCCACCCGTCCAGAGGAGCGTCCAGAAGAGAGCCGTCAAAAAAAT GAGCGTCCTGGGCAGGCAGACCTGCCTGGAGTGCAGCTTTGAGATCCCCGACTTCCCGAACCACTTCCCCACCTACGTCCACTGCTCGCTGTGCCGCTACAGCACGTGCTGCTCCCGAGCCTACGCCAACCACATGATCAA CAACCACGTTCCCCGGAAGAGTCCCAAATACTTGGCTTTGTTCAAGAACTACACTGCTTG TGgtgtgaagctgtgctgctcctcctgcctcttTGCGTCATCGGAGGGTGATATGATGGCCAAGCATTTGGTCTTCAACCCATCACACGAGTTCAGCAACATTATTTTCCGAG GGCCTACTTGGATATCACATTCCAG GCACATCCAGCCCCAGGACAGAAGCATGAAGAACACGTGCCCTGCCTATTCCCCCAGTAAAGCTGCTACTGTGAAAACTAAGTCTGTGTTACCCGTGAAGGACGACCTGGAGCCTGAAGCGGCACTGGCAGCCCACACCCGGCCCCTGCTTTGCCAGGAGGAAGAGTGCTTAAATATCGATGCTCAGGAAGACGAGCAGCCAATGAAGGAGACCGAACCTGCAAGCAAAAAGGAGCAGCTGTCGGTGAAAAAGCTGCGGGTGGTTCTGTTTGCGTTGTgttgcagcactgagcaggcgGCTGAGCACTTCCGGAACCCGCAGCGACGCATCAAGCGTTGGCTCCGGCGGTTCCAGGCTTTCCAAGAGGAGAACTTGGCGTCACTGTCAGAGGGCAAATACCTGAGCTTGGAGGCCGAGGAGAAGCTGGCGGAGTGGGTGCTCACCCAgcgggagcagcagctgcccgtCAACGAGGAGACGCTCTTCCAGAAGGCCACCAAGCTCGGCCGCTCCCTGGAGGGCGGCTTCAAGATCTCCTACGAATGGGCTGTTCGGTTCATGCTGCGGCACAACCTCAGCATGCACACGCGCAGGGCGGTGGCCCACCCACTCCCCAAAGAGGTGGAGGACAACGCCGGCTGCTTCATCGAGTTTGTGCAGCGGCAGATCCACACGCAGGACCTGCCCCTCTCCATGATCGCAGCCATCGATGAGATCTCCCTCTTCCTTGACGTGGAGGTGCTGAGCAGTGACGACAAGAAGGAGAACGCTCTGCAGACGGTGGGGACCGGCGAGCCCTGGTGCGACGTGGTCCTCACCATCCTTGCCGACGGGAGCGTTCTCCCCACTTTGGTCTTCTACAGAGGTCATGTCCAGCAGCCCGCCAACGTGCCTGAGTCCATCATACTGGAAGCGAAGGAGAACGGCTACAGCGATGATGAAGTCATGGAGCTGTGGGCTTCGCGAGTGTGGCAGAAGCACACCGAGTGCCAGAACAGCAAGGGCATGCTGGTGCTGGATTGCCACCGAACACACCTCTCGGAGGAGGTACTGTCCCTGCTGAGCGCTTCCAGCACTCTCCCGGCTGTCGTACCCGCTGGCTGCAGCTCCAAAATCCAACCCCTGGATGTTTGTATAAAAAGGACTGTGAAAAATTTCTTGCATAAAAAGTGGAAAGAGCAAGCCAAGGAGATGGCGGACTCCACGTGCGATTCGGACATCCTTCTCCAGCTGGTTTTGTGTTGGCTGGCAGAGGTGCTGGAGGTCATCAGTGACTCTCCCGAACTCGTGCAGCAGTCCTTCCTGGTGGCCAGTGTGCTGCCGGGGCCGGACGGCACGGCCAACTCAGCCACACGCAACGCCGACATGCAGGAGGAGCTGATCACAGcgctggaggagcagctgaagttgggtgaggagcagcagccacaggagGTGGCGGAGGGTGAGGATCAGCCCCAGAACGAGGAGTGCGCCGACCCCGAGATCCTCCAGCAGCTCTTCGAGGGGGAGAGCGAGACTGAATCGTTTTACGGCTTCGAAGACGCCGATTTGGATCTGATGGAAATCTGA